One Echeneis naucrates chromosome 1, fEcheNa1.1, whole genome shotgun sequence DNA segment encodes these proteins:
- the cnnm2b gene encoding metal transporter CNNM2 isoform X3 produces the protein MVINMAEPLSQAPTATKMASLNRVRALAMIFLTVTGCCVAPTSGKEGSEETVIIGLRLEDTDDISFMDKGYLRVSERSRVKLRVYGQNINNETWSKIAFTEHERSRAVGGVDSSSGDNQSQEDPSGLHPCGIRTSDIIILPNIILNRKTSGIVEIEVKPLRKTERSKAYYLCIATSTPAVAGMHDPWTENTWIYHDGDDTKVIVVEEKKFLLPFWLQVIFISMLLCLSGMFSGLNLGLMALDPMELQIVQNCGTEREKNYAKKIEPVRSQGNYLLCSLLLGNVLVNTTLTILLDDIAGSGLIAVVMSTIGIVIFGEIVPQAICSRHGLAVGANTIFLTKFFMLLTFPASYPVSKLLDYLLGQEIGTVYNREKLLEMLRVTDPYNDLVKEELNIIQGALELRTKTVEDVMTPLRDCFMIPGDATLDFNTMSEIMKSGYTRIPVFEGERSNIVDLLFVKDLAFVDPDDCTLLKTITKFYSHPLHFVFNDTKLDAMLEEFKKGKSHLAIVQRVNNEGEGDPFYEVLGIVTLEDVIEEIIKSEILDETDLYTDNKTKKKITHRERKQDFSAFKPTDNEMKVKISPQLLLATLRFLATEVEPFAPVQMSEKILLRLLKHPNVIQELKYDEKNKRAAEHYLFHRNKPVDYFILILQGKVEVEAGKEGMKFEAGPFSFYGMMALTSSPVPLSLSRTFVVSRAESLAGSPENKSPPRPFGLNHSDSLNRSDRIDAITPTLGSSNNQLNSFLQIYVPDYSVRARSDLQYIKVTRQQYQNAVMASRMDKTPQSTDSEFTKIELTLTELHDAVANETSHLLNQQQNCVGLSRSNHSTHNEGPI, from the exons ATGGTTATCAATATGGCAGAGCCGTTATCCCAAGCGCCCACTGCTACAAAAATGGCGTCACTTAACCGGGTCCGAGCTTTGGCGATGATTTTCCTAACTGTCACTGGCTGTTGTGTCGCCCCGACAAGTGGCAAGGAAGGGTCCGAGGAGACCGTCATCATCGGGCTCCGGCTGGAGGACACGGATGACATATCCTTCATGGATAAGGGCTACCTGCGGGTGAGCGAGAGGTCTCGGGTGAAATTGAGGGTGTACGGGCAGAACATCAACAACGAGACCTGGTCCAAAATTGCCTTCACGGAGCACGAGCGGAGCAGGGCGGTGGGCGGCGTTGACAGCTCCTCGGGGGATAACCAGAGCCAGGAGGACCCGTCCGGCTTGCATCCCTGCGGCATTAGGACTTCGGATATAATTATATTGCCCAACATCATCCTGAACCGAAAGACGTCCGGAATAGTCGAAATCGAGGTCAAACCTCTgcgaaagacagagaggagtaaAGCCTATTACCTTTGCATCGCCACCTCCACGCCGGCTGTGGCCGGGATGCACGACCCGTGGACGGAGAACACTTGGATCTACCACGACGGGGATGACACCAAAGTGATAGTGgtggaggagaaaaagtttCTGCTGCCTTTCTGGCTCCAGGTCATCTTCATCTCCATGTTGCTCTGTTTGTCGGGTATGTTCAGCGGCTTGAATCTGGGGCTCATGGCTCTGGACCCCATGGAGCTCCAGATAGTCCAGAACTGCGGCACggaaagggagaaaaattaCGCCAAAAAAATCGAGCCGGTCAGGAGCCAAGGGAATTACCTGCTTTGCTCGCTTCTGCTCGGGAACGTGTTGGTGAACACCACGCTGACCATCCTGCTGGACGATATCGCCGGCTCGGGATTGATCGCCGTGGTCATGTCCACCATCGGAATAGTGATTTTTGGGGAGATCGTCCCCCAGGCCATCTGCTCCAGACACGGGCTGGCGGTCGGCGCCAACACCATCTTCCTCACCAAGTTCTTCATGCTGCTCACCTTCCCCGCTTCCTACCCGGTGAGCAAGCTGCTGGACTACCTGCTCGGACAGGAGATAGGAACCGTGTACAACCGGGAGAAGCTCCTGGAGATGCTGCGCGTCACGGACCCCTACAACGACCTGGTGAAGGAGGAGCTGAACATCATCCAGGGCGCGCTGGAGCTCAGGACTAAGACCGTGGAGGACGTGATGACGCCGCTGAGAGATTGTTTCATGATCCCGGGGGATGCCACCCTCGACTTCAACACCATGTCCGAGATCATGAAGAGCGGTTACACGCGCATCCCGGTCTTCGAGGGCGAGAGGTCCAACATCGTGGATCTCCTCTTCGTCAAGGACCTGGCCTTCGTGGACCCGGATGACTGCACGCTGCTCAAAACCATCACTAAGTTTTACAGCCACCCGTTGCATTTTGTGTTCAATGACACCAAACTGGACGCAATGCTGGAGGAGTTTAAAAAAG GAAAATCGCACCTGGCCATAGTTCAGAGGGTAAACAATGAGGGTGAGGGAGACCCTTTCTATGAAGTTCTGGGTATCGTCACTCTGGAGGATGTTATTGAGGAAATCATCAAGTCAGAGATCCTGGACGAGACTGACTTGTACA ctgacaacaagacaaaaaagaaaatcacccATCGGGAAAGGAAGCAGGATTTCTCAGCCTTCAAGCCTACCGACAATGAAATGAAGGTTAAAATATCACCTCAGCTTCTGCTTGCTACCCTGCGTTTCCTAGCAACAG AAGTTGAGCCGTTTGCACCCGTGCAAATGTCAGAAAAGATCCTGCTGCGTCTGTTGAAGCATCCCAACGTCATCCAGGAGCTGAAGTACGATGAGAAGAACAAACGGGCGGCAGAGCACTACCTCTTCCACAGGAACAAGCCCGTGGATTATTTCATCCTCATTCTGCAG GggaaggtggaggtggaggcaggAAAAGAGGGGATGAAGTTTGAAGCGGGTCCGTTCTCCTTCTATGGGATGATGGCTCTGACCTCCTCACCAG tccctctgtctctctctcgtaCGTTTGTGGTCAGTAGAGCTGAATCATTAGCAGGATCTCCAG aaaataaatctcCTCCTCGGCCGTTCGGACTCAACCACTCTGACTCCCTGAACAGGAGCGATCGCATAGACGCCATCACTCCGACACTaggcagcagcaacaaccagcTCAACTCCTTCCTACAGATCTACGTACCCGACTACTCAGTCCGAGCGCGCTCAGACCTGCAGTATATCAAG GTAACACGCCAACAGTACCAGAACGCCGTGATGGCATCACGAATGGACAAGACACCCCAATCCACAGATAGTGAGTTCACTAAGATCGAGCTCACACTGACGGAGCTCCATGATG CTGTGGCCAATGAGACATCCCACCTGCTCAACCAGCAGCAAAACTGTGTGGGCCTCAGCAGAAGCAACCACAGCACCCACAACGAGGGACCCATCTAG
- the cnnm2b gene encoding metal transporter CNNM2 isoform X6, with amino-acid sequence MVINMAEPLSQAPTATKMASLNRVRALAMIFLTVTGCCVAPTSGKEGSEETVIIGLRLEDTDDISFMDKGYLRVSERSRVKLRVYGQNINNETWSKIAFTEHERSRAVGGVDSSSGDNQSQEDPSGLHPCGIRTSDIIILPNIILNRKTSGIVEIEVKPLRKTERSKAYYLCIATSTPAVAGMHDPWTENTWIYHDGDDTKVIVVEEKKFLLPFWLQVIFISMLLCLSGMFSGLNLGLMALDPMELQIVQNCGTEREKNYAKKIEPVRSQGNYLLCSLLLGNVLVNTTLTILLDDIAGSGLIAVVMSTIGIVIFGEIVPQAICSRHGLAVGANTIFLTKFFMLLTFPASYPVSKLLDYLLGQEIGTVYNREKLLEMLRVTDPYNDLVKEELNIIQGALELRTKTVEDVMTPLRDCFMIPGDATLDFNTMSEIMKSGYTRIPVFEGERSNIVDLLFVKDLAFVDPDDCTLLKTITKFYSHPLHFVFNDTKLDAMLEEFKKGKSHLAIVQRVNNEGEGDPFYEVLGIVTLEDVIEEIIKSEILDETDLYTDNKTKKKITHRERKQDFSAFKPTDNEMKVKISPQLLLATLRFLATEVEPFAPVQMSEKILLRLLKHPNVIQELKYDEKNKRAAEHYLFHRNKPVDYFILILQGKVEVEAGKEGMKFEAGPFSFYGMMALTSSPENKSPPRPFGLNHSDSLNRSDRIDAITPTLGSSNNQLNSFLQIYVPDYSVRARSDLQYIKVTRQQYQNAVMASRMDKTPQSTDSEFTKIELTLTELHDAVANETSHLLNQQQNCVGLSRSNHSTHNEGPI; translated from the exons ATGGTTATCAATATGGCAGAGCCGTTATCCCAAGCGCCCACTGCTACAAAAATGGCGTCACTTAACCGGGTCCGAGCTTTGGCGATGATTTTCCTAACTGTCACTGGCTGTTGTGTCGCCCCGACAAGTGGCAAGGAAGGGTCCGAGGAGACCGTCATCATCGGGCTCCGGCTGGAGGACACGGATGACATATCCTTCATGGATAAGGGCTACCTGCGGGTGAGCGAGAGGTCTCGGGTGAAATTGAGGGTGTACGGGCAGAACATCAACAACGAGACCTGGTCCAAAATTGCCTTCACGGAGCACGAGCGGAGCAGGGCGGTGGGCGGCGTTGACAGCTCCTCGGGGGATAACCAGAGCCAGGAGGACCCGTCCGGCTTGCATCCCTGCGGCATTAGGACTTCGGATATAATTATATTGCCCAACATCATCCTGAACCGAAAGACGTCCGGAATAGTCGAAATCGAGGTCAAACCTCTgcgaaagacagagaggagtaaAGCCTATTACCTTTGCATCGCCACCTCCACGCCGGCTGTGGCCGGGATGCACGACCCGTGGACGGAGAACACTTGGATCTACCACGACGGGGATGACACCAAAGTGATAGTGgtggaggagaaaaagtttCTGCTGCCTTTCTGGCTCCAGGTCATCTTCATCTCCATGTTGCTCTGTTTGTCGGGTATGTTCAGCGGCTTGAATCTGGGGCTCATGGCTCTGGACCCCATGGAGCTCCAGATAGTCCAGAACTGCGGCACggaaagggagaaaaattaCGCCAAAAAAATCGAGCCGGTCAGGAGCCAAGGGAATTACCTGCTTTGCTCGCTTCTGCTCGGGAACGTGTTGGTGAACACCACGCTGACCATCCTGCTGGACGATATCGCCGGCTCGGGATTGATCGCCGTGGTCATGTCCACCATCGGAATAGTGATTTTTGGGGAGATCGTCCCCCAGGCCATCTGCTCCAGACACGGGCTGGCGGTCGGCGCCAACACCATCTTCCTCACCAAGTTCTTCATGCTGCTCACCTTCCCCGCTTCCTACCCGGTGAGCAAGCTGCTGGACTACCTGCTCGGACAGGAGATAGGAACCGTGTACAACCGGGAGAAGCTCCTGGAGATGCTGCGCGTCACGGACCCCTACAACGACCTGGTGAAGGAGGAGCTGAACATCATCCAGGGCGCGCTGGAGCTCAGGACTAAGACCGTGGAGGACGTGATGACGCCGCTGAGAGATTGTTTCATGATCCCGGGGGATGCCACCCTCGACTTCAACACCATGTCCGAGATCATGAAGAGCGGTTACACGCGCATCCCGGTCTTCGAGGGCGAGAGGTCCAACATCGTGGATCTCCTCTTCGTCAAGGACCTGGCCTTCGTGGACCCGGATGACTGCACGCTGCTCAAAACCATCACTAAGTTTTACAGCCACCCGTTGCATTTTGTGTTCAATGACACCAAACTGGACGCAATGCTGGAGGAGTTTAAAAAAG GAAAATCGCACCTGGCCATAGTTCAGAGGGTAAACAATGAGGGTGAGGGAGACCCTTTCTATGAAGTTCTGGGTATCGTCACTCTGGAGGATGTTATTGAGGAAATCATCAAGTCAGAGATCCTGGACGAGACTGACTTGTACA ctgacaacaagacaaaaaagaaaatcacccATCGGGAAAGGAAGCAGGATTTCTCAGCCTTCAAGCCTACCGACAATGAAATGAAGGTTAAAATATCACCTCAGCTTCTGCTTGCTACCCTGCGTTTCCTAGCAACAG AAGTTGAGCCGTTTGCACCCGTGCAAATGTCAGAAAAGATCCTGCTGCGTCTGTTGAAGCATCCCAACGTCATCCAGGAGCTGAAGTACGATGAGAAGAACAAACGGGCGGCAGAGCACTACCTCTTCCACAGGAACAAGCCCGTGGATTATTTCATCCTCATTCTGCAG GggaaggtggaggtggaggcaggAAAAGAGGGGATGAAGTTTGAAGCGGGTCCGTTCTCCTTCTATGGGATGATGGCTCTGACCTCCTCACCAG aaaataaatctcCTCCTCGGCCGTTCGGACTCAACCACTCTGACTCCCTGAACAGGAGCGATCGCATAGACGCCATCACTCCGACACTaggcagcagcaacaaccagcTCAACTCCTTCCTACAGATCTACGTACCCGACTACTCAGTCCGAGCGCGCTCAGACCTGCAGTATATCAAG GTAACACGCCAACAGTACCAGAACGCCGTGATGGCATCACGAATGGACAAGACACCCCAATCCACAGATAGTGAGTTCACTAAGATCGAGCTCACACTGACGGAGCTCCATGATG CTGTGGCCAATGAGACATCCCACCTGCTCAACCAGCAGCAAAACTGTGTGGGCCTCAGCAGAAGCAACCACAGCACCCACAACGAGGGACCCATCTAG
- the cnnm2b gene encoding metal transporter CNNM2 isoform X4: MVINMAEPLSQAPTATKMASLNRVRALAMIFLTVTGCCVAPTSGKEGSEETVIIGLRLEDTDDISFMDKGYLRVSERSRVKLRVYGQNINNETWSKIAFTEHERSRAVGGVDSSSGDNQSQEDPSGLHPCGIRTSDIIILPNIILNRKTSGIVEIEVKPLRKTERSKAYYLCIATSTPAVAGMHDPWTENTWIYHDGDDTKVIVVEEKKFLLPFWLQVIFISMLLCLSGMFSGLNLGLMALDPMELQIVQNCGTEREKNYAKKIEPVRSQGNYLLCSLLLGNVLVNTTLTILLDDIAGSGLIAVVMSTIGIVIFGEIVPQAICSRHGLAVGANTIFLTKFFMLLTFPASYPVSKLLDYLLGQEIGTVYNREKLLEMLRVTDPYNDLVKEELNIIQGALELRTKTVEDVMTPLRDCFMIPGDATLDFNTMSEIMKSGYTRIPVFEGERSNIVDLLFVKDLAFVDPDDCTLLKTITKFYSHPLHFVFNDTKLDAMLEEFKKGKSHLAIVQRVNNEGEGDPFYEVLGIVTLEDVIEEIIKSEILDETDLYTDNKTKKKITHRERKQDFSAFKPTDNEMKVKISPQLLLATLRFLATGKLEPFAPVQMSEKILLRLLKHPNVIQELKYDEKNKRAAEHYLFHRNKPVDYFILILQGKVEVEAGKEGMKFEAGPFSFYGMMALTSSPVPLSLSRTFVVSRAESLAGSPENKSPPRPFGLNHSDSLNRSDRIDAITPTLGSSNNQLNSFLQIYVPDYSVRARSDLQYIKVTRQQYQNAVMASRMDKTPQSTDSEFTKIELTLTELHDAVANETSHLLNQQQNCVGLSRSNHSTHNEGPI; this comes from the exons ATGGTTATCAATATGGCAGAGCCGTTATCCCAAGCGCCCACTGCTACAAAAATGGCGTCACTTAACCGGGTCCGAGCTTTGGCGATGATTTTCCTAACTGTCACTGGCTGTTGTGTCGCCCCGACAAGTGGCAAGGAAGGGTCCGAGGAGACCGTCATCATCGGGCTCCGGCTGGAGGACACGGATGACATATCCTTCATGGATAAGGGCTACCTGCGGGTGAGCGAGAGGTCTCGGGTGAAATTGAGGGTGTACGGGCAGAACATCAACAACGAGACCTGGTCCAAAATTGCCTTCACGGAGCACGAGCGGAGCAGGGCGGTGGGCGGCGTTGACAGCTCCTCGGGGGATAACCAGAGCCAGGAGGACCCGTCCGGCTTGCATCCCTGCGGCATTAGGACTTCGGATATAATTATATTGCCCAACATCATCCTGAACCGAAAGACGTCCGGAATAGTCGAAATCGAGGTCAAACCTCTgcgaaagacagagaggagtaaAGCCTATTACCTTTGCATCGCCACCTCCACGCCGGCTGTGGCCGGGATGCACGACCCGTGGACGGAGAACACTTGGATCTACCACGACGGGGATGACACCAAAGTGATAGTGgtggaggagaaaaagtttCTGCTGCCTTTCTGGCTCCAGGTCATCTTCATCTCCATGTTGCTCTGTTTGTCGGGTATGTTCAGCGGCTTGAATCTGGGGCTCATGGCTCTGGACCCCATGGAGCTCCAGATAGTCCAGAACTGCGGCACggaaagggagaaaaattaCGCCAAAAAAATCGAGCCGGTCAGGAGCCAAGGGAATTACCTGCTTTGCTCGCTTCTGCTCGGGAACGTGTTGGTGAACACCACGCTGACCATCCTGCTGGACGATATCGCCGGCTCGGGATTGATCGCCGTGGTCATGTCCACCATCGGAATAGTGATTTTTGGGGAGATCGTCCCCCAGGCCATCTGCTCCAGACACGGGCTGGCGGTCGGCGCCAACACCATCTTCCTCACCAAGTTCTTCATGCTGCTCACCTTCCCCGCTTCCTACCCGGTGAGCAAGCTGCTGGACTACCTGCTCGGACAGGAGATAGGAACCGTGTACAACCGGGAGAAGCTCCTGGAGATGCTGCGCGTCACGGACCCCTACAACGACCTGGTGAAGGAGGAGCTGAACATCATCCAGGGCGCGCTGGAGCTCAGGACTAAGACCGTGGAGGACGTGATGACGCCGCTGAGAGATTGTTTCATGATCCCGGGGGATGCCACCCTCGACTTCAACACCATGTCCGAGATCATGAAGAGCGGTTACACGCGCATCCCGGTCTTCGAGGGCGAGAGGTCCAACATCGTGGATCTCCTCTTCGTCAAGGACCTGGCCTTCGTGGACCCGGATGACTGCACGCTGCTCAAAACCATCACTAAGTTTTACAGCCACCCGTTGCATTTTGTGTTCAATGACACCAAACTGGACGCAATGCTGGAGGAGTTTAAAAAAG GAAAATCGCACCTGGCCATAGTTCAGAGGGTAAACAATGAGGGTGAGGGAGACCCTTTCTATGAAGTTCTGGGTATCGTCACTCTGGAGGATGTTATTGAGGAAATCATCAAGTCAGAGATCCTGGACGAGACTGACTTGTACA ctgacaacaagacaaaaaagaaaatcacccATCGGGAAAGGAAGCAGGATTTCTCAGCCTTCAAGCCTACCGACAATGAAATGAAGGTTAAAATATCACCTCAGCTTCTGCTTGCTACCCTGCGTTTCCTAGCAACAGGCAA AC TTGAGCCGTTTGCACCCGTGCAAATGTCAGAAAAGATCCTGCTGCGTCTGTTGAAGCATCCCAACGTCATCCAGGAGCTGAAGTACGATGAGAAGAACAAACGGGCGGCAGAGCACTACCTCTTCCACAGGAACAAGCCCGTGGATTATTTCATCCTCATTCTGCAG GggaaggtggaggtggaggcaggAAAAGAGGGGATGAAGTTTGAAGCGGGTCCGTTCTCCTTCTATGGGATGATGGCTCTGACCTCCTCACCAG tccctctgtctctctctcgtaCGTTTGTGGTCAGTAGAGCTGAATCATTAGCAGGATCTCCAG aaaataaatctcCTCCTCGGCCGTTCGGACTCAACCACTCTGACTCCCTGAACAGGAGCGATCGCATAGACGCCATCACTCCGACACTaggcagcagcaacaaccagcTCAACTCCTTCCTACAGATCTACGTACCCGACTACTCAGTCCGAGCGCGCTCAGACCTGCAGTATATCAAG GTAACACGCCAACAGTACCAGAACGCCGTGATGGCATCACGAATGGACAAGACACCCCAATCCACAGATAGTGAGTTCACTAAGATCGAGCTCACACTGACGGAGCTCCATGATG CTGTGGCCAATGAGACATCCCACCTGCTCAACCAGCAGCAAAACTGTGTGGGCCTCAGCAGAAGCAACCACAGCACCCACAACGAGGGACCCATCTAG
- the cnnm2b gene encoding metal transporter CNNM2 isoform X5, which yields MVINMAEPLSQAPTATKMASLNRVRALAMIFLTVTGCCVAPTSGKEGSEETVIIGLRLEDTDDISFMDKGYLRVSERSRVKLRVYGQNINNETWSKIAFTDQEDPSGLHPCGIRTSDIIILPNIILNRKTSGIVEIEVKPLRKTERSKAYYLCIATSTPAVAGMHDPWTENTWIYHDGDDTKVIVVEEKKFLLPFWLQVIFISMLLCLSGMFSGLNLGLMALDPMELQIVQNCGTEREKNYAKKIEPVRSQGNYLLCSLLLGNVLVNTTLTILLDDIAGSGLIAVVMSTIGIVIFGEIVPQAICSRHGLAVGANTIFLTKFFMLLTFPASYPVSKLLDYLLGQEIGTVYNREKLLEMLRVTDPYNDLVKEELNIIQGALELRTKTVEDVMTPLRDCFMIPGDATLDFNTMSEIMKSGYTRIPVFEGERSNIVDLLFVKDLAFVDPDDCTLLKTITKFYSHPLHFVFNDTKLDAMLEEFKKGKSHLAIVQRVNNEGEGDPFYEVLGIVTLEDVIEEIIKSEILDETDLYTDNKTKKKITHRERKQDFSAFKPTDNEMKVKISPQLLLATLRFLATEVEPFAPVQMSEKILLRLLKHPNVIQELKYDEKNKRAAEHYLFHRNKPVDYFILILQGKVEVEAGKEGMKFEAGPFSFYGMMALTSSPENKSPPRPFGLNHSDSLNRSDRIDAITPTLGSSNNQLNSFLQIYVPDYSVRARSDLQYIKVTRQQYQNAVMASRMDKTPQSTDSEFTKIELTLTELHDGVETPAVGTNTASTTSTTPAVAIAVANETSHLLNQQQNCVGLSRSNHSTHNEGPI from the exons ATGGTTATCAATATGGCAGAGCCGTTATCCCAAGCGCCCACTGCTACAAAAATGGCGTCACTTAACCGGGTCCGAGCTTTGGCGATGATTTTCCTAACTGTCACTGGCTGTTGTGTCGCCCCGACAAGTGGCAAGGAAGGGTCCGAGGAGACCGTCATCATCGGGCTCCGGCTGGAGGACACGGATGACATATCCTTCATGGATAAGGGCTACCTGCGGGTGAGCGAGAGGTCTCGGGTGAAATTGAGGGTGTACGGGCAGAACATCAACAACGAGACCTGGTCCAAAATTGCCTTCACGGA CCAGGAGGACCCGTCCGGCTTGCATCCCTGCGGCATTAGGACTTCGGATATAATTATATTGCCCAACATCATCCTGAACCGAAAGACGTCCGGAATAGTCGAAATCGAGGTCAAACCTCTgcgaaagacagagaggagtaaAGCCTATTACCTTTGCATCGCCACCTCCACGCCGGCTGTGGCCGGGATGCACGACCCGTGGACGGAGAACACTTGGATCTACCACGACGGGGATGACACCAAAGTGATAGTGgtggaggagaaaaagtttCTGCTGCCTTTCTGGCTCCAGGTCATCTTCATCTCCATGTTGCTCTGTTTGTCGGGTATGTTCAGCGGCTTGAATCTGGGGCTCATGGCTCTGGACCCCATGGAGCTCCAGATAGTCCAGAACTGCGGCACggaaagggagaaaaattaCGCCAAAAAAATCGAGCCGGTCAGGAGCCAAGGGAATTACCTGCTTTGCTCGCTTCTGCTCGGGAACGTGTTGGTGAACACCACGCTGACCATCCTGCTGGACGATATCGCCGGCTCGGGATTGATCGCCGTGGTCATGTCCACCATCGGAATAGTGATTTTTGGGGAGATCGTCCCCCAGGCCATCTGCTCCAGACACGGGCTGGCGGTCGGCGCCAACACCATCTTCCTCACCAAGTTCTTCATGCTGCTCACCTTCCCCGCTTCCTACCCGGTGAGCAAGCTGCTGGACTACCTGCTCGGACAGGAGATAGGAACCGTGTACAACCGGGAGAAGCTCCTGGAGATGCTGCGCGTCACGGACCCCTACAACGACCTGGTGAAGGAGGAGCTGAACATCATCCAGGGCGCGCTGGAGCTCAGGACTAAGACCGTGGAGGACGTGATGACGCCGCTGAGAGATTGTTTCATGATCCCGGGGGATGCCACCCTCGACTTCAACACCATGTCCGAGATCATGAAGAGCGGTTACACGCGCATCCCGGTCTTCGAGGGCGAGAGGTCCAACATCGTGGATCTCCTCTTCGTCAAGGACCTGGCCTTCGTGGACCCGGATGACTGCACGCTGCTCAAAACCATCACTAAGTTTTACAGCCACCCGTTGCATTTTGTGTTCAATGACACCAAACTGGACGCAATGCTGGAGGAGTTTAAAAAAG GAAAATCGCACCTGGCCATAGTTCAGAGGGTAAACAATGAGGGTGAGGGAGACCCTTTCTATGAAGTTCTGGGTATCGTCACTCTGGAGGATGTTATTGAGGAAATCATCAAGTCAGAGATCCTGGACGAGACTGACTTGTACA ctgacaacaagacaaaaaagaaaatcacccATCGGGAAAGGAAGCAGGATTTCTCAGCCTTCAAGCCTACCGACAATGAAATGAAGGTTAAAATATCACCTCAGCTTCTGCTTGCTACCCTGCGTTTCCTAGCAACAG AAGTTGAGCCGTTTGCACCCGTGCAAATGTCAGAAAAGATCCTGCTGCGTCTGTTGAAGCATCCCAACGTCATCCAGGAGCTGAAGTACGATGAGAAGAACAAACGGGCGGCAGAGCACTACCTCTTCCACAGGAACAAGCCCGTGGATTATTTCATCCTCATTCTGCAG GggaaggtggaggtggaggcaggAAAAGAGGGGATGAAGTTTGAAGCGGGTCCGTTCTCCTTCTATGGGATGATGGCTCTGACCTCCTCACCAG aaaataaatctcCTCCTCGGCCGTTCGGACTCAACCACTCTGACTCCCTGAACAGGAGCGATCGCATAGACGCCATCACTCCGACACTaggcagcagcaacaaccagcTCAACTCCTTCCTACAGATCTACGTACCCGACTACTCAGTCCGAGCGCGCTCAGACCTGCAGTATATCAAG GTAACACGCCAACAGTACCAGAACGCCGTGATGGCATCACGAATGGACAAGACACCCCAATCCACAGATAGTGAGTTCACTAAGATCGAGCTCACACTGACGGAGCTCCATGATGGCGTGGAGACTCCGGCTGTTGGGACCAACACAGccagcaccaccagcaccaccccTGCTGTGGCCATAGCTGTGGCCAATGAGACATCCCACCTGCTCAACCAGCAGCAAAACTGTGTGGGCCTCAGCAGAAGCAACCACAGCACCCACAACGAGGGACCCATCTAG